The following coding sequences lie in one Jonesia denitrificans DSM 20603 genomic window:
- a CDS encoding DUF3046 domain-containing protein, which translates to MRLRDFWLLVDEVFDPRYGRTLVSEHHLDALDNLTAAQALERGAEPRDVWHALCDSLDVPDRTRWGHDPFRQAPPRR; encoded by the coding sequence ATGCGATTACGAGACTTCTGGCTCCTTGTTGATGAGGTTTTTGATCCTCGTTACGGACGCACCCTCGTGTCAGAGCACCATCTGGATGCGCTGGATAACCTCACCGCCGCGCAAGCCCTTGAGCGTGGTGCGGAACCTCGCGATGTGTGGCATGCGTTGTGTGACTCACTTGATGTTCCTGACCGTACTCGGTGGGGGCATGACCCGTTTCGTCAGGCACCGCCACGGCGCTAA
- the pgsA gene encoding CDP-diacylglycerol--glycerol-3-phosphate 3-phosphatidyltransferase yields the protein MNVHETRDSSAPWWNIANVITMARIAMVPFFLAALLIPDGVVWRLVALVIFLVAAITDRLDGYLARSRGLVTNLGKILDPIADKVLTGGALVALSWLGELPWWVTVVILGREFAITMMRFIVIRIAVLPASRGGKLKTVTQIVAISLWLLPLTSLPGFVTVVAWIAMGGAVVVTVVTGVEYLVHGVRVARNGRGPEGGDRS from the coding sequence GTGAACGTACACGAAACGCGAGACAGTTCGGCACCGTGGTGGAATATTGCTAATGTCATCACGATGGCGAGAATCGCGATGGTCCCGTTTTTTCTCGCGGCTCTCCTCATCCCCGATGGGGTGGTGTGGCGGCTCGTTGCCTTGGTCATTTTTCTTGTTGCTGCCATTACTGACCGTCTTGATGGTTATCTTGCCCGTTCCCGGGGGTTGGTGACGAACTTAGGGAAGATCCTTGATCCCATCGCTGACAAGGTTCTGACGGGAGGGGCCCTTGTCGCGTTGTCGTGGTTGGGGGAGTTGCCCTGGTGGGTCACTGTGGTGATTTTAGGGCGAGAATTCGCGATCACCATGATGCGGTTTATTGTGATACGAATTGCTGTTCTTCCCGCGTCGCGAGGTGGGAAGTTGAAAACAGTGACGCAAATTGTTGCGATTTCGTTGTGGTTGCTTCCCCTGACGTCTTTACCAGGTTTCGTTACTGTTGTTGCGTGGATCGCTATGGGTGGCGCTGTGGTGGTTACTGTCGTCACTGGTGTGGAATATCTTGTACACGGTGTGCGGGTGGCACGCAATGGGCGGGGACCTGAGGGTGGCGATCGGTCGTGA
- a CDS encoding DNA-formamidopyrimidine glycosylase family protein, protein MPEGDTVLSVANRLHEVLGGHSLTRVDLRWPSVSVDAFNRGVVHDVDAYAKHLFVRFASGVSLHTHLRMDGVWRVVPTGSREAQASSPTVRAVLATSEWTCVGYELGMMDIVPTARERDLIAHLGPDILADQCVPTHLLDQARADPARFLAPRRAHTSLLVSDRDWIEALSRFAAQPQTRPIGETLLDQSVVSGIGTIFMAEGLFTHRISPMRPLADTPLVPLLASIRGHLIRGVVRPVAGRRIHVHSRRGQPCMRCGTPIARRLVGPPTAQRPAFYCPTCQHR, encoded by the coding sequence ATGCCCGAAGGTGACACCGTGCTTAGTGTCGCGAATCGACTTCATGAGGTCCTCGGCGGGCACTCATTAACCCGCGTTGATCTGCGGTGGCCTTCGGTGTCAGTGGACGCTTTTAACCGCGGTGTCGTCCACGACGTTGATGCCTATGCGAAACACCTTTTTGTCAGGTTTGCATCTGGCGTCTCCCTTCACACACATCTGCGTATGGATGGTGTCTGGCGCGTTGTCCCCACGGGAAGCCGTGAAGCACAGGCAAGTTCGCCCACAGTGCGGGCTGTGCTTGCCACATCTGAGTGGACGTGTGTTGGATATGAACTCGGCATGATGGATATTGTTCCCACTGCTCGAGAACGTGATCTGATTGCGCATCTTGGTCCTGACATCCTTGCAGACCAGTGTGTTCCCACTCACCTCCTCGACCAGGCCCGTGCGGACCCTGCCCGCTTCCTTGCCCCACGGCGCGCACACACATCTCTGCTCGTGTCGGACAGAGACTGGATTGAGGCGTTGTCTCGGTTTGCAGCGCAGCCGCAGACACGCCCCATTGGGGAAACGCTTCTTGATCAGAGTGTGGTCTCTGGTATCGGTACCATTTTCATGGCAGAGGGTTTGTTCACACACCGAATATCGCCGATGCGCCCTCTGGCTGATACTCCGCTCGTCCCGTTGCTCGCGAGTATCCGCGGGCATCTTATTCGAGGTGTTGTGCGTCCTGTTGCAGGGCGTCGTATTCATGTCCACAGTCGGCGCGGGCAACCATGCATGCGCTGCGGAACCCCCATCGCGCGGCGTCTTGTTGGCCCTCCCACTGCACAACGGCCCGCTTTTTACTGTCCAACCTGCCAACATAGGTGA
- the rny gene encoding ribonuclease Y, protein MNLDESGFIVATLLIALIALLLVLAARRDAQVVRDNARTDADHLIASAERRDKESRDRESRLDERERQLDEARDTIATEQRDIAEQRERLDRDRKEHQSQLSAQHRQLTAELERISGLTADQATLQLREQIAADNDAYVRTALRERELLTRTKADAQARRIIADAMSRLAVPVSTQIAQEAVELPAPEFRGRIIGKEGRNIRTFEALTGVDVILDDDSSSVVLSSFDAERRDVAVTAMKELIADGRIHPGRIEEVVAGARESMSSRTLNVGYDAVKAAGVGPLPTELVATIGRLRFRTSYAQNVLDHCVETALIAGAIADELGADAAVARRAGLLHDIGKLMTAAQPGSHAKLGAQLIRDYGESEDVAHAVRAHHGEEEFRTVEAVIVQIADSISAARPGARRDDLSSYVERVTQLEDVVTAHEGVAHAYVVSSGHEIRVVVEPERVTDDDLHVLAGTIADAVQQHTTFPGEVAITVIRETRATSRAG, encoded by the coding sequence ATGAACCTTGACGAATCCGGGTTTATTGTCGCAACGCTACTTATCGCTCTCATCGCGCTGCTTCTGGTTTTGGCAGCACGCCGTGACGCACAAGTGGTTCGTGACAATGCCCGAACTGATGCTGACCATCTCATTGCCTCTGCCGAGCGGCGGGATAAAGAATCCCGTGACCGAGAGTCACGCCTCGACGAACGTGAGCGGCAACTCGATGAGGCACGCGACACGATAGCAACCGAACAACGCGACATTGCGGAACAACGGGAGCGCCTTGACAGGGACCGAAAGGAGCACCAATCTCAACTCAGTGCGCAGCATCGGCAACTGACTGCAGAACTGGAACGAATCAGTGGGCTCACAGCCGACCAAGCAACTCTACAGTTACGTGAGCAAATAGCAGCCGACAATGATGCCTATGTGCGAACCGCACTTCGTGAGCGAGAACTCCTGACCCGAACCAAGGCTGACGCCCAAGCGCGCAGAATCATTGCCGATGCCATGTCCCGGTTAGCAGTTCCTGTCTCCACACAGATCGCACAAGAAGCGGTAGAGTTGCCGGCCCCAGAGTTCCGGGGGCGCATCATCGGTAAAGAAGGGCGCAATATTCGCACCTTTGAGGCGCTCACCGGTGTGGATGTGATCCTTGATGACGACTCATCAAGTGTGGTGCTGTCATCCTTCGATGCAGAGCGCAGGGATGTAGCTGTGACCGCCATGAAGGAACTGATCGCTGACGGGCGAATCCACCCCGGGCGCATTGAAGAAGTCGTTGCCGGTGCTCGAGAGTCAATGTCTAGCCGTACTTTGAATGTTGGATATGACGCGGTCAAGGCTGCTGGGGTTGGTCCACTGCCCACAGAACTGGTTGCGACGATCGGACGGTTACGGTTTCGAACCTCTTACGCTCAAAACGTTCTCGATCATTGTGTGGAAACCGCACTCATTGCGGGAGCGATCGCCGACGAGCTTGGAGCTGACGCTGCCGTTGCGCGACGCGCTGGTTTGCTCCACGATATTGGAAAACTTATGACCGCGGCCCAACCTGGTTCCCATGCGAAGTTAGGTGCGCAACTGATCCGTGACTATGGTGAGAGCGAAGACGTCGCACATGCGGTGCGCGCCCACCATGGTGAAGAGGAATTCCGCACCGTTGAAGCGGTCATCGTCCAGATCGCCGATTCTATCTCCGCTGCACGCCCAGGTGCTCGACGCGACGACCTGTCGAGCTATGTGGAACGTGTCACACAACTGGAAGACGTGGTTACTGCTCACGAGGGTGTCGCTCATGCCTACGTGGTGTCTTCGGGGCATGAGATCCGGGTTGTGGTCGAGCCGGAACGTGTCACAGATGATGACCTTCATGTACTGGCGGGAACCATTGCTGATGCGGTGCAGCAGCACACAACGTTTCCTGGTGAAGTTGCCATTACTGTTATCCGTGAAACGCGCGCCACCTCCAGGGCAGGTTAG
- a CDS encoding regulatory protein RecX → MQFVSYDEADIPEESRLRVDPELERARHVALSILASGPRSRADLEKRLEQRGHEPDVVCELLDNFERVGLLNDADFASTVARTRFRERGRARRAIAEELNRKGLGQADIAEALQEITEDDERAAALSLARKKFAMDRRGDAAARQRRLIAYLGRRGYSADIVMSCVAAVTSATEEG, encoded by the coding sequence ATGCAGTTTGTGTCCTACGACGAGGCGGATATCCCTGAGGAATCTCGGCTCCGAGTTGATCCAGAGCTTGAACGGGCCCGTCATGTTGCGCTGTCGATTCTTGCTTCAGGTCCTCGGAGTCGAGCCGACCTGGAAAAGCGGTTGGAACAGCGGGGCCATGAACCGGATGTTGTGTGTGAACTTCTCGACAACTTTGAGCGAGTTGGTCTCCTGAATGACGCCGACTTTGCAAGTACCGTGGCACGCACGCGGTTTCGTGAACGTGGGCGCGCGCGAAGGGCGATTGCTGAGGAACTGAACCGAAAGGGGCTGGGGCAGGCTGACATTGCCGAGGCTCTTCAAGAGATCACTGAGGACGACGAACGTGCTGCGGCCCTGAGTCTTGCCCGGAAGAAATTCGCGATGGATCGCCGTGGTGATGCCGCTGCCCGCCAGCGGAGGCTGATTGCCTACCTGGGGAGGCGAGGCTATTCCGCGGACATTGTGATGTCATGTGTCGCAGCCGTGACTTCTGCCACAGAAGAAGGATGA
- a CDS encoding helix-turn-helix domain-containing protein produces the protein MVVLRREIGDVLRSARQRQGRTLREVSSAARVSLGYLSEVERGQKEASSELLGSICDALDTPLSLILREVSDRVAVAEGLDIPDTIPADMVIDRVPARV, from the coding sequence ATGGTCGTACTACGCCGAGAAATCGGAGACGTGTTACGCAGTGCTCGGCAACGTCAGGGTCGTACACTCCGAGAAGTGTCCTCTGCCGCACGGGTGTCACTGGGGTACCTCAGTGAAGTTGAGCGTGGTCAAAAAGAGGCTTCCTCTGAACTGCTTGGCTCAATCTGTGACGCTCTTGACACGCCACTGTCGTTGATTCTTCGTGAAGTCAGCGATCGAGTAGCGGTTGCTGAAGGACTTGACATTCCAGACACGATCCCCGCTGACATGGTGATCGACCGCGTGCCAGCACGCGTGTAG
- a CDS encoding DEAD/DEAH box helicase, translating to MSALFSTPTVEWFTGAFDEPTAAQWGAWDAIARDHHAVVVAPTGSGKTLAAFLWAIDKISARTQAPSSPLNRCSVLYVSPLKALATDVERNLRAPLRGIEQAIARTGGTPYTMQVGVRTGDTPPSERRRFGTHPPDILITTPESLFLMLTSQARSGLSGIDTVIIDEVHSVAGTKRGAHLSVSLERLDAFLERPARRIGLSATVEPVDAVSDWLAGGRSISDGGRPVTVVAPPVSKKFDISVEVPLEDLNDPQQTGEFDVSLSGDAAQEPRARASVWPHVEERIVDLVQQHTTTLVFTNARRGAERLTARMNEIAARRSGQDVPDAGSMHAAAIQAQSGAALDVDHVIARAHHGSMSRSERSRTESDLKNGVLPCVVATSSLELGIDMGSIDLVVQVGPPPSAASGLQRVGRAGHSVGAVSRGRIFPVHRGELVPAAIIAQRMRTRTLEPLHRVANPLDVLAQQIVAMLAVDDWDKDELFTTIRRSAPFMGLGHATFVAVLDMLAGRYPSEDFGELRARIVWDRATNLLTGRPGALRLAATSGGTIPDRGLYGVFLVDSAAVSDGVVDTSVDDAPGVPRAGKVRLVGGKRVGELDEEMVYESRVGDVFTLGSSTWRIEEITPDRVLVSPAPGVPGRLPFWKGDGLGRSFSLGVAIGQWLRRGRHDDDDAVWAGLDERAASNLRSYLREQEEATGVLPTDDTIVVERFRDELGDWRVVIHTPFGARVHAPWALVIGARLRERYGFDTATMHSDDGIVIRLPAADDPYDVAGAVSDGASENAGGVGFDDLMVAGDAVESLVREHVADSSLFAARFREAAGRALLLPRARPDRRQPLWQQRQRSAQLLSVAAQFPDFPIVLEAVRECLQDDYDVPALRSVMERVEEGTLRVVEVTTPRASPFAQTLLFGYTAQFIYDSDAPLAERRAAALTLDPTLLAELLGASGSGDLADLLDEGVVEKTALELAGVGDRRLRHAEDVWDFLQRWGPITVEGLGARWVGIDRDDLVQVDPHHLNRSVDALSCPDPRGVDWARDVVAELVQSRRVFPVRLMTRSGPREYVASIVDAGRLRDALGVAIPPGIADEWSAPVRDPLGDMVRRYAKTHVPFTVDDVAERFGVGRAVVFDVVRRLVASGVVVAGRLLPSTFGGVGDEYCDADVMRVLRRRSLAALRADVEPVVPSTLAVFLPQWHRLGELRGVDGTATALEQLVGAPIPVSTLEADILPARVVGYRPEFLDELMVGGEVMWVGHRSLSGLRGGRDGIVSFHDPLSAHLTLPAVPPLQNNDDFVVESIHRDVWEVLENSGGFFAHQLAAQLGCSFTVLGDALWDLVWAGYVTNDSFAPLRALLGRQRAAPRSRSTASRRPRRLGSRFGQLASVNSDRLSEHPTLVGRWSAVARPFVGREESLAAWTTVLLDRYGVITRSVLGSEDSGFRFTELYRALSHLETTGALRRGYFVEHLGGSQFAAPLAVDALRVADTARSGGGPLPGETRLLSVWDPAQPYGSTLAWPDSFSVARPTRRAGAHVVIHRGECVCYVDHTGRSVVFAPLPRPTLDRVCTVLREAVDDGRVSPMKVSKINGMEVLALVRSHEHPDIVDALTQAGWTLTPSGLSYRGRNSHARR from the coding sequence ATGAGCGCACTGTTTAGCACACCAACGGTCGAATGGTTTACCGGCGCTTTTGATGAACCGACAGCGGCACAATGGGGCGCTTGGGACGCAATCGCCCGCGATCATCATGCAGTTGTGGTTGCACCCACTGGTTCAGGTAAAACATTGGCTGCGTTCTTGTGGGCGATTGACAAGATCTCCGCTCGCACCCAGGCCCCATCTTCCCCGCTCAATCGTTGCTCGGTGCTCTATGTTTCGCCTCTCAAAGCCCTCGCAACAGACGTCGAGCGTAACCTGCGCGCTCCCCTTCGCGGAATTGAACAGGCTATTGCGCGTACTGGCGGCACGCCTTACACGATGCAGGTGGGAGTACGCACCGGGGACACACCGCCATCAGAACGGCGACGTTTTGGCACACATCCACCCGATATTTTGATCACTACACCCGAGTCTCTATTCCTGATGTTGACGTCCCAAGCTCGCTCTGGACTGAGCGGAATTGACACCGTCATCATTGACGAAGTGCATTCTGTTGCCGGAACAAAGCGCGGGGCACACTTGTCGGTGTCGTTGGAACGCCTCGATGCGTTTCTTGAACGCCCCGCCCGGCGTATTGGTTTGTCGGCGACGGTCGAGCCCGTAGATGCCGTGTCCGACTGGCTCGCAGGTGGGCGGTCGATCTCAGACGGTGGCCGACCCGTCACGGTGGTTGCGCCACCTGTGTCCAAGAAGTTCGACATTTCCGTGGAGGTGCCTCTTGAGGACCTGAATGATCCCCAACAGACGGGAGAATTTGATGTGTCGCTGTCCGGGGACGCGGCGCAAGAACCTCGAGCACGGGCATCGGTGTGGCCACATGTCGAAGAGCGAATCGTTGACCTCGTTCAGCAACACACCACAACACTGGTGTTCACTAATGCGCGTCGCGGTGCGGAACGGCTCACTGCGCGGATGAATGAGATAGCAGCTCGGCGTTCGGGGCAGGATGTCCCGGATGCAGGGTCGATGCATGCGGCTGCAATCCAAGCGCAGTCAGGGGCAGCTTTGGATGTCGATCATGTCATCGCTCGTGCGCACCACGGGTCGATGAGCCGCAGCGAACGGTCAAGGACTGAGAGTGATCTCAAAAATGGAGTGCTGCCGTGCGTGGTGGCGACCTCGTCGTTGGAGTTGGGGATTGACATGGGGTCGATCGATCTGGTTGTCCAGGTTGGTCCTCCCCCGTCGGCAGCTTCTGGGTTGCAGCGTGTGGGTCGGGCGGGGCACAGTGTGGGCGCAGTGTCGCGTGGACGCATTTTCCCGGTGCATCGTGGGGAGTTGGTTCCGGCTGCGATTATTGCGCAACGGATGCGGACGCGGACGTTGGAGCCTCTTCATCGGGTAGCTAATCCTCTGGATGTCCTTGCCCAGCAGATCGTGGCGATGCTTGCCGTTGATGACTGGGACAAGGATGAGTTGTTCACAACAATTCGTAGGTCAGCCCCTTTTATGGGGTTGGGTCATGCGACGTTTGTGGCTGTGCTCGACATGCTGGCTGGGCGCTACCCGTCTGAGGATTTTGGTGAGTTACGGGCGAGGATCGTGTGGGATCGGGCGACAAACCTGTTGACAGGGCGTCCTGGTGCCTTGCGCTTAGCTGCGACGTCGGGGGGAACTATTCCTGATCGAGGGCTTTATGGGGTCTTTCTCGTCGATTCCGCAGCGGTGTCTGATGGTGTGGTTGATACGTCTGTGGACGATGCGCCAGGCGTTCCGCGCGCTGGGAAGGTCAGGCTGGTGGGCGGTAAGCGGGTAGGCGAGCTTGACGAGGAAATGGTGTACGAATCGCGGGTGGGTGACGTGTTCACGTTGGGCTCGTCGACGTGGCGAATTGAGGAGATCACACCTGACCGCGTTTTGGTGTCTCCGGCGCCTGGTGTGCCTGGGCGGCTCCCTTTTTGGAAGGGCGATGGTCTGGGTCGTTCTTTCTCGTTAGGGGTAGCGATCGGGCAGTGGTTACGGCGCGGCCGCCATGACGACGACGATGCGGTGTGGGCTGGTCTTGATGAGCGTGCGGCATCGAACTTGCGCTCATATCTTCGTGAGCAGGAAGAAGCCACGGGCGTTTTGCCCACTGATGACACGATCGTCGTGGAACGTTTCCGCGATGAGCTCGGCGATTGGCGAGTGGTCATCCATACGCCTTTTGGCGCGCGAGTTCATGCGCCGTGGGCTTTGGTGATTGGAGCCCGGTTGCGTGAGCGTTATGGGTTTGATACGGCAACGATGCACTCCGATGACGGGATTGTTATTCGTCTTCCTGCTGCGGATGATCCCTATGATGTGGCCGGGGCTGTGAGTGATGGGGCGTCAGAGAACGCTGGTGGTGTGGGCTTTGATGACCTGATGGTGGCTGGCGATGCGGTGGAGTCGTTGGTGCGGGAACACGTTGCGGATTCGTCGTTGTTTGCTGCCCGTTTTCGTGAAGCTGCTGGGCGGGCATTGTTGTTGCCTCGGGCTCGCCCAGACCGGCGTCAGCCGTTGTGGCAGCAGCGTCAACGCTCAGCTCAGTTGTTGTCAGTCGCGGCGCAGTTCCCTGATTTTCCTATTGTGTTGGAAGCTGTTCGTGAGTGTCTTCAAGATGATTATGATGTTCCTGCTTTGCGTTCTGTGATGGAACGTGTTGAGGAGGGGACGCTGCGTGTGGTGGAGGTGACGACTCCACGTGCGTCACCGTTTGCTCAGACCCTGCTTTTTGGGTACACGGCTCAGTTCATTTATGACTCGGATGCGCCTTTGGCGGAGCGGCGCGCAGCTGCGCTCACCCTGGATCCAACGCTATTGGCTGAGTTGTTGGGGGCTAGTGGTTCCGGTGATTTAGCGGATCTGCTTGATGAGGGTGTGGTGGAGAAGACCGCGTTGGAGCTCGCTGGTGTGGGTGATCGACGGCTCCGTCATGCGGAAGATGTGTGGGATTTTCTGCAGCGTTGGGGCCCTATTACGGTGGAGGGTTTGGGTGCTCGCTGGGTGGGTATTGATCGTGATGACCTGGTCCAGGTTGACCCCCATCATCTCAACCGTTCTGTTGATGCACTCTCATGTCCTGATCCGCGCGGAGTTGATTGGGCACGTGATGTCGTGGCGGAGCTTGTGCAGTCGCGTCGTGTTTTTCCGGTGCGGTTGATGACACGTTCTGGGCCACGTGAGTATGTGGCATCGATCGTTGATGCGGGTCGGTTGCGGGACGCGTTGGGGGTCGCTATTCCACCGGGTATCGCTGATGAGTGGTCAGCCCCGGTGCGTGACCCGCTGGGTGATATGGTGCGCCGTTACGCCAAAACTCACGTTCCTTTCACGGTCGATGATGTGGCGGAACGGTTTGGTGTGGGCCGAGCAGTGGTCTTTGACGTGGTGCGGCGTTTGGTGGCGTCGGGTGTTGTTGTTGCTGGCCGATTGTTGCCCAGCACCTTTGGGGGCGTGGGCGACGAGTACTGTGATGCCGATGTGATGCGTGTACTGCGGCGCAGATCGCTGGCGGCGTTGCGTGCTGATGTGGAACCTGTGGTGCCCTCAACGTTGGCTGTGTTTCTCCCTCAGTGGCACCGGTTGGGTGAGTTGCGTGGGGTTGATGGGACTGCGACTGCTCTTGAGCAGTTGGTTGGGGCTCCCATTCCGGTGTCTACGTTGGAGGCTGATATTTTGCCGGCACGGGTCGTGGGTTATCGACCTGAGTTTCTTGATGAGTTGATGGTCGGCGGTGAAGTGATGTGGGTGGGACACCGATCCTTATCTGGGTTACGTGGTGGACGTGATGGAATCGTGTCGTTCCATGACCCGTTGTCGGCTCACCTCACGCTTCCTGCTGTTCCGCCCCTGCAGAACAATGACGATTTCGTTGTTGAGTCTATTCATCGAGATGTGTGGGAGGTGTTGGAGAACTCTGGTGGTTTTTTTGCCCATCAGCTTGCTGCTCAACTTGGTTGTTCGTTCACGGTGCTTGGCGATGCGTTGTGGGATTTGGTGTGGGCTGGGTACGTGACGAACGATTCATTCGCGCCCTTACGTGCGTTGCTCGGTCGTCAGCGTGCTGCACCCCGGTCGCGGTCCACGGCGAGTCGTCGTCCCCGGCGCCTTGGGTCGCGTTTTGGGCAGTTGGCGTCTGTGAACTCAGATCGGCTGAGTGAACACCCAACTCTTGTGGGACGTTGGTCCGCGGTGGCGCGCCCCTTCGTAGGGCGCGAAGAGAGTTTGGCCGCCTGGACTACTGTGTTGTTGGATCGGTACGGCGTCATCACCCGTTCAGTCCTGGGCTCAGAGGATAGTGGGTTCCGTTTTACTGAGCTGTACCGGGCCTTGTCTCACCTTGAAACGACGGGCGCTCTTCGCCGTGGGTACTTTGTTGAGCACCTGGGAGGTTCGCAGTTTGCTGCTCCTTTAGCGGTGGATGCTTTGCGTGTGGCGGACACTGCACGTTCTGGGGGTGGGCCCTTGCCGGGTGAAACACGGTTATTGTCAGTGTGGGATCCTGCCCAACCCTATGGGAGCACACTTGCGTGGCCTGACTCGTTCTCAGTGGCGCGTCCAACTCGGCGGGCTGGTGCGCATGTGGTTATTCATCGTGGTGAGTGCGTCTGCTATGTCGATCACACAGGCCGTTCGGTCGTGTTTGCGCCATTGCCACGTCCCACTCTTGACCGTGTGTGCACTGTTCTTCGCGAGGCAGTCGATGATGGCAGGGTCTCCCCCATGAAAGTGTCAAAAATCAACGGCATGGAGGTTCTTGCCCTTGTCAGATCACATGAGCACCCGGATATTGTTGACGCACTGACACAGGCGGGGTGGACACTCACACCCTCTGGGTTGTCCTATCGCGGAAGGAACTCGCATGCCCGAAGGTGA
- the recA gene encoding recombinase RecA, whose protein sequence is MAVTPDREKALEAALGQIDRQFGKGSIMRLGDDNRPKVDIIPTGSIALDVALGIGGLPRGRIVEVYGPESSGKTTVALHAVANAQKNGGIAAFIDAEHALDPVYAQKLGVDTDALLVSQPDTGEQALEITDMLIRSGAIDLIVVDSVAALVPKAEIEGEMGDSHVGLQARLMSQALRKITGALSTTGTTAIFINQLREKIGVFFGSPETTTGGKALKFYASVRMDIRRIETLKEGSEPVGNRTRVKVVKNKMAPPFKQAEFDILYGVGISREGSLIDMGVDNGIVRKSGSWFTYEGDQLGQGKENARKFLRDNPELAAEIERRIMVKLGIIDGPEGAEDADAAKDASVTSPPASVKKTADAKKK, encoded by the coding sequence ATGGCTGTCACTCCGGATCGTGAAAAAGCTCTCGAAGCAGCACTCGGGCAAATCGATCGTCAGTTTGGTAAAGGATCGATCATGCGTTTGGGTGATGACAATCGCCCGAAGGTGGATATCATCCCCACGGGGTCGATTGCGCTTGACGTTGCCCTTGGTATTGGTGGGCTTCCGCGCGGGCGAATCGTTGAGGTGTATGGGCCAGAGTCCTCTGGTAAGACCACCGTTGCGCTGCATGCTGTTGCCAATGCGCAAAAGAACGGCGGGATCGCTGCATTCATTGACGCCGAGCACGCTCTTGACCCGGTGTATGCACAGAAGCTAGGGGTTGACACAGATGCGCTCCTTGTGTCGCAACCGGATACGGGTGAACAAGCCCTCGAAATTACGGACATGCTCATTCGTTCCGGGGCCATTGACCTCATCGTCGTTGACTCTGTGGCGGCTCTCGTTCCCAAAGCGGAAATTGAAGGCGAGATGGGAGACTCCCATGTTGGACTTCAAGCGCGGTTGATGTCCCAAGCTCTGCGTAAGATCACCGGAGCATTGTCCACCACGGGCACGACTGCAATCTTCATCAACCAGCTGCGGGAAAAAATTGGTGTGTTCTTCGGTTCTCCTGAGACGACAACGGGTGGTAAAGCACTGAAGTTCTATGCATCAGTGCGTATGGACATTCGTCGAATTGAGACACTCAAAGAAGGGTCGGAACCGGTAGGTAACCGCACGCGAGTAAAGGTTGTCAAGAATAAGATGGCGCCCCCCTTCAAGCAGGCAGAGTTTGACATCCTTTATGGTGTGGGGATTTCTCGAGAAGGCAGCCTCATTGACATGGGTGTGGACAATGGCATCGTCCGCAAGTCGGGCTCGTGGTTTACCTATGAAGGCGACCAGCTCGGCCAAGGAAAAGAAAACGCGCGTAAGTTCCTGCGTGATAACCCTGAACTTGCTGCAGAAATCGAGCGGCGCATCATGGTGAAACTAGGAATCATTGATGGGCCTGAGGGTGCAGAGGATGCAGATGCTGCAAAGGACGCGTCGGTTACTTCCCCTCCTGCATCGGTCAAGAAGACAGCTGACGCAAAGAAGAAGTAA
- a CDS encoding CinA family protein, whose protein sequence is MNDVLIGDRTDDLAARCVRSLIDRGATLAVGESLTGGLLADAFVRIPGASQVFVAGLVTYTNSMKHALLAVSTDLLNREGAVHPDVALAMAGGVRQTTGASVSLATTGVAGPGPADGHPAGRAYIAVMSPEFTAVREVNCDPGDQGTSQRNAIRRCVVYEAVALLAEALAVPNREKQM, encoded by the coding sequence GTGAACGATGTGCTCATTGGCGACCGGACTGATGATTTAGCGGCTCGGTGTGTCAGGAGCCTCATTGATCGTGGCGCGACGTTGGCTGTTGGTGAATCGCTGACGGGTGGGTTGCTTGCCGATGCTTTTGTGCGGATCCCTGGAGCTTCTCAGGTCTTTGTTGCCGGACTAGTGACGTATACGAACTCGATGAAACACGCTCTTCTCGCAGTGAGTACTGATCTTCTCAACCGCGAAGGCGCGGTACATCCTGATGTGGCGTTGGCGATGGCTGGTGGTGTGCGGCAGACCACGGGGGCATCAGTGTCCCTTGCAACAACTGGTGTGGCGGGACCAGGACCGGCCGATGGTCACCCAGCTGGACGTGCGTATATTGCCGTCATGAGCCCCGAATTCACTGCCGTGCGGGAGGTGAATTGTGATCCCGGTGATCAGGGAACCTCACAACGGAACGCGATCCGCCGATGTGTTGTTTATGAAGCTGTGGCGCTTCTCGCCGAAGCGCTCGCTGTGCCGAATCGCGAGAAACAGATGTGA